From the Deinococcus radiophilus genome, one window contains:
- a CDS encoding nucleotide pyrophosphohydrolase: protein MLPDAQQTAEPAAATGLTFAEASRQVDDFIGQFEEGYFPPLLMLARLTEETGEVARVLAHQNGKTPKPGEDVGDLEMELADLLFVIICMANERGLSLERGFERMMAKVQGRDGERWTRKVSSSPATDS, encoded by the coding sequence ATGCTTCCAGATGCACAACAAACAGCGGAACCCGCCGCCGCGACTGGTCTGACCTTTGCCGAGGCCAGTCGGCAGGTGGATGACTTTATCGGCCAGTTTGAGGAAGGCTACTTCCCGCCACTGCTGATGCTGGCCCGGCTGACCGAAGAAACTGGTGAGGTGGCCCGTGTCCTGGCCCACCAGAATGGCAAAACGCCCAAGCCCGGTGAGGATGTGGGCGACTTGGAAATGGAGCTGGCCGACTTGCTCTTTGTGATCATCTGTATGGCCAACGAGCGCGGCCTGAGCCTGGAACGTGGCTTTGAGCGGATGATGGCCAAGGTGCAGGGCCGTGACGGTGAGCGCTGGACGCGCAAAGTTTCCAGCAGTCCAGCTACAGATAGCTAA
- the tsaB gene encoding tRNA (adenosine(37)-N6)-threonylcarbamoyltransferase complex dimerization subunit type 1 TsaB — translation MITLALDTSTPYLTLGLSWPSGDLGHAPHLERAHAERLPAEVQALFSEAGLPLRADRIVIGTGPGSYTGVRVGASYALALARVWQAELLGVSTLTALLPTDGSADGTYLPALDARRDHVYAGVYQVTKGNVEELTAPTKLPAADLDALATEHQASIRQDVQPSGLSLIRAAQSLGQPQPELALSYL, via the coding sequence GTGATCACGCTGGCGCTGGATACCTCTACCCCTTATCTGACCCTGGGCCTCAGCTGGCCCAGTGGTGATTTGGGACACGCCCCTCACTTGGAACGCGCCCACGCTGAGCGCCTGCCTGCTGAAGTCCAGGCCCTGTTCAGCGAAGCGGGCCTGCCCCTGCGGGCAGACCGAATCGTGATTGGCACTGGGCCAGGTTCCTACACCGGCGTGCGGGTCGGGGCCAGCTACGCTCTCGCCCTGGCCCGCGTCTGGCAGGCCGAACTGCTAGGAGTCTCTACCCTGACCGCACTGCTGCCCACAGATGGGAGCGCAGACGGCACCTATCTTCCTGCCCTGGACGCCCGCCGTGATCATGTGTATGCCGGGGTCTACCAGGTCACAAAAGGGAATGTGGAGGAACTGACCGCGCCCACCAAGTTGCCTGCCGCTGATTTAGATGCGCTGGCCACTGAACATCAGGCCAGCATCCGACAGGATGTTCAGCCGAGTGGCCTGAGTCTGATTCGTGCCGCCCAGAGTTTGGGCCAACCTCAGCCCGAGCTGGCACTTAGCTATCTGTAG
- a CDS encoding citrate/2-methylcitrate synthase produces the protein MTQNQEIAKGLEGVRFTESKLTFINGQEGILTHLGIPIQEWAEQSTFEELSLALLLRRLPIAQELAEFDAELKANREIPEELTQLIRQMPQDANPMQALRTAVSYLGLLDQQSEDITPEARRAISVRLIAQLATIIAAQMRAANGKDIVAPRQDLSHAGNFLYMINGTEPTPEQARLFDIALILHVDHGMNASTFTAIATSSTLSDMYSAMTSAIGALKAPLHGGANEQVMVMLEEVGSPDKAADYINAKLDNKEKIMGVGHRVYKNFDPRSRVLRDYAAMVADKEGKSTNYQILETIEKTVVDRIGDKGIYPNVDFYSGTVYTDLGIEKEYFTPIFALARISGWCASVMEYSEDNRLLRPSSVYTGDTDAHYLNLEDRS, from the coding sequence ATGACCCAGAATCAGGAAATCGCCAAAGGGCTTGAAGGCGTCCGGTTTACGGAGAGCAAGCTGACTTTTATCAACGGCCAGGAAGGCATTTTGACCCACTTGGGTATTCCTATTCAGGAGTGGGCCGAGCAAAGCACCTTCGAAGAACTCAGCTTGGCACTCTTGCTGCGCCGCCTCCCCATTGCCCAGGAATTGGCCGAGTTCGACGCCGAACTCAAAGCCAACCGTGAGATTCCTGAGGAGCTGACCCAATTGATCCGGCAGATGCCCCAGGATGCCAATCCCATGCAGGCCCTGCGGACCGCCGTGTCTTACCTGGGCCTGCTGGACCAGCAGTCTGAGGACATCACCCCCGAAGCGCGCCGCGCCATCTCGGTGCGCCTGATTGCCCAGCTGGCCACCATCATCGCGGCCCAGATGCGTGCGGCCAATGGCAAGGACATCGTGGCTCCGCGTCAGGATCTGAGCCATGCTGGGAACTTCCTGTACATGATCAACGGCACCGAGCCGACCCCTGAACAGGCCCGCCTGTTTGACATCGCCCTGATTCTGCACGTGGATCACGGCATGAATGCCAGTACGTTCACGGCCATTGCCACCAGCAGCACCCTGAGCGATATGTACTCGGCCATGACCAGTGCCATCGGTGCACTCAAGGCGCCCCTACACGGTGGAGCCAACGAGCAGGTCATGGTGATGCTGGAAGAAGTCGGAAGCCCCGATAAGGCCGCCGACTACATCAACGCCAAGCTGGACAACAAAGAAAAGATCATGGGTGTGGGGCACCGCGTCTACAAGAACTTCGATCCCCGCTCCCGCGTGCTGCGCGACTACGCTGCCATGGTGGCCGACAAAGAAGGCAAAAGCACCAACTACCAGATTCTGGAAACCATCGAGAAAACCGTGGTAGACCGCATCGGGGACAAGGGGATCTATCCCAACGTGGATTTTTACTCCGGCACGGTCTACACCGATCTGGGCATCGAAAAGGAATACTTCACCCCGATCTTTGCGCTGGCCCGCATCAGCGGCTGGTGCGCCAGCGTGATGGAGTACAGCGAGGACAACCGCCTGCTGCGTCCCAGCTCGGTCTATACCGGCGATACGGATGCCCACTACCTGAACCTAGAAGACCGCAGCTGA
- a CDS encoding metallophosphoesterase family protein produces the protein MRALILSDTHGLLRPEVLALVAQADLVIHAGDVGRPEVLDDIRRAAHAPVHVVRGNVDTAPPLSALPATELIEAGGRSLYLLHNLDHLDLSPQAAGIDAVVFGHTHRPEERRENGVLYLNPGSVGPRRFSLPVVCAWLDLADDLQVTPVELG, from the coding sequence ATGCGCGCCCTGATCTTGTCCGACACCCACGGCCTCCTCCGCCCCGAGGTTCTGGCACTGGTGGCCCAGGCTGACCTGGTGATCCACGCTGGCGATGTCGGCCGTCCCGAAGTCTTAGATGACATCCGCCGTGCCGCGCACGCCCCAGTCCATGTGGTACGCGGCAATGTGGACACTGCGCCGCCCCTGAGCGCCCTACCAGCCACCGAGCTGATTGAGGCCGGAGGCCGCAGCCTGTATCTGCTGCACAATCTGGATCATCTGGACCTGTCACCCCAGGCCGCTGGAATAGACGCCGTGGTTTTCGGTCATACCCACCGCCCCGAAGAACGCCGCGAGAATGGAGTGCTGTACCTTAATCCCGGCTCGGTCGGTCCCCGCCGTTTCAGCCTGCCGGTGGTCTGCGCCTGGCTGGACCTTGCCGACGACCTGCAGGTCACTCCAGTAGAGCTGGGATAA
- a CDS encoding outer membrane protein assembly factor BamB family protein has product MRTLREWMFRPICGFTLTLALMGAGSAQDLNVPTWTAPLGVLSGAASNDGQITVLTSGRELYRLDAAGQTLWKVAVGDIGRAFPLLRPDGSVLAAVYDDSLYAFDPAGQQLWKTRLDGDIFASPALLPDGSAVVSTAGGSLYRLGAAGEVLWRQRLGSPSYSSPAVGPDGQVVVGSQSGTVFAYGPDGTQRWRYKAGRSVFSSPALDASGNIYFGSADGHLYSLTSAGELRWKQPAGGFVNASPIVTAAGQVVVGSFGGQVQAFGLDGTPAWTYQAGAAITVPATELWNGDLLVGDLSGVLHRVSQMGAAMGSQDLGERIDTPITVADDGTWLVTADGQLRAYRSPWPQAAGPWSSFRGVPQGWGRSLTAAEQAPWLAARRALAGPQELALTGGATPPTTSPVPPSADLVALQPTPTAPVTSPPLVAAPDGAALPLRLVNRRVHVPLADLAQRFGGTVIGTEGGQVSLNMAEQSWTLPVTDVNGVSYVSIVELGRVLGARVTPAADSLTVEWQGATQVWPLDWITLYAHPVQVAPASAPAAVERPSPAQTP; this is encoded by the coding sequence ATGAGAACTCTTCGAGAATGGATGTTCCGGCCCATTTGTGGCTTCACCCTGACGCTAGCGCTGATGGGCGCGGGCTCGGCGCAGGATTTGAATGTTCCTACCTGGACCGCCCCACTGGGCGTGCTGTCCGGCGCTGCCAGCAATGACGGTCAGATCACGGTTCTGACCTCTGGACGCGAGCTGTACCGACTGGACGCGGCAGGACAGACCCTGTGGAAAGTGGCTGTGGGCGATATTGGCCGCGCTTTTCCACTCCTGCGGCCTGACGGTTCGGTGTTGGCTGCCGTGTACGACGACTCGCTCTATGCCTTTGACCCAGCAGGTCAGCAACTCTGGAAGACCCGACTGGACGGTGACATTTTTGCCAGCCCAGCGCTGCTGCCTGATGGTTCAGCGGTCGTCTCCACGGCGGGAGGCAGCCTCTACCGCCTTGGTGCAGCTGGAGAAGTGCTGTGGCGTCAGCGTCTGGGAAGCCCCAGCTACTCCAGTCCGGCTGTCGGTCCGGATGGGCAGGTGGTTGTGGGGTCGCAGTCGGGAACGGTCTTTGCCTATGGCCCAGATGGTACCCAGCGCTGGCGTTACAAAGCGGGCCGCTCGGTGTTCAGCTCTCCGGCGCTAGATGCGTCAGGCAACATCTATTTCGGCTCAGCTGACGGCCATTTGTATTCGCTGACCTCTGCGGGAGAACTGCGCTGGAAGCAGCCTGCCGGTGGTTTCGTGAATGCCTCCCCTATCGTTACGGCGGCAGGTCAAGTGGTGGTGGGCAGTTTCGGGGGGCAGGTGCAAGCCTTCGGACTGGACGGCACTCCGGCCTGGACCTATCAGGCGGGCGCAGCGATCACCGTGCCAGCCACTGAACTCTGGAACGGGGATTTGCTGGTCGGCGACCTGAGCGGCGTACTGCACCGCGTCTCGCAGATGGGGGCCGCCATGGGGAGCCAGGATCTGGGCGAGCGGATCGATACACCCATTACTGTGGCGGACGACGGCACCTGGCTGGTGACGGCGGACGGCCAGTTGAGGGCTTACAGGAGTCCCTGGCCCCAGGCCGCCGGCCCCTGGTCATCCTTCCGGGGAGTTCCGCAGGGTTGGGGCCGTTCCCTAACTGCTGCGGAGCAGGCTCCCTGGTTGGCCGCCCGCCGTGCGCTGGCAGGCCCACAGGAACTGGCCCTGACTGGAGGAGCCACGCCGCCTACGACCTCTCCTGTGCCTCCTTCAGCTGATCTGGTGGCCCTCCAACCTACTCCGACGGCGCCCGTCACTTCTCCACCCCTTGTGGCTGCCCCTGACGGTGCTGCGCTTCCGCTCCGCCTGGTGAACCGCCGGGTGCATGTGCCGCTGGCTGACCTGGCTCAGCGCTTCGGCGGCACGGTGATTGGAACCGAGGGAGGACAGGTCAGCCTCAACATGGCCGAGCAGAGCTGGACCCTCCCAGTGACCGATGTGAACGGTGTGTCGTACGTCAGCATCGTGGAATTGGGGCGGGTCTTGGGTGCCCGCGTGACCCCCGCCGCCGATAGCCTGACGGTGGAGTGGCAAGGTGCCACCCAGGTCTGGCCACTGGACTGGATCACGCTGTATGCCCACCCGGTGCAGGTTGCTCCTGCATCAGCCCCTGCTGCGGTAGAACGGCCTAGCCCAGCCCAGACCCCCTGA
- a CDS encoding alpha-glucosidase C-terminal domain-containing protein: MLIQRLQPLDAQGEQGEIRPLLEGHPQLLAYERRLERERALIVCNFSAETVPVPLALLEGDTLVIGNYPDPPQRGPAQDLTLRPYEAVVYCCG, translated from the coding sequence ATGCTGATCCAGCGGTTGCAACCGCTGGATGCCCAGGGCGAGCAGGGCGAGATCCGGCCTCTGCTGGAAGGTCACCCACAACTGCTCGCCTACGAGCGCAGGTTGGAGAGAGAGCGGGCGCTGATCGTCTGCAACTTCTCGGCAGAGACGGTGCCCGTGCCACTCGCTCTTTTGGAAGGTGACACGCTGGTCATCGGTAACTACCCTGACCCACCGCAACGTGGCCCAGCTCAGGACTTGACCCTGCGCCCTTATGAAGCCGTGGTGTACTGCTGCGGCTGA